A DNA window from Daucus carota subsp. sativus chromosome 3, DH1 v3.0, whole genome shotgun sequence contains the following coding sequences:
- the LOC108211012 gene encoding alpha-(1,4)-fucosyltransferase yields MQFKLKSINSLAITMMLVFALVILFFSGFLDFPTAHSSIPSAYNKSLLLPKSASHPFKDLFGAYKSWDSQVGCNKFRHTHQESNNDSVSFSSLQDVFGEIKCSVLKIKHVAVLVKGWTWVPDNLDNLYSCRCGLSCLWTKSDVLADKPDAVLFETTTPPLMRKSGDPLRVYMDLEAGRKRSGLEDLFISYHAKDDVQATYAGGLFHNNRNYQLSSSKNNDVLVYWSSSRCLPKRNQLAKSLLRLLPHHSFGKCLNNVGGRNMALSFYPECAKDPNEPPKWWDHLHCAMSHYKFVLAIENTETESYVTEKLFYALDSGAVPIYFGAPNVWDFVPPHSIIDGSKFGSMEELASYVKALANDPVAYAEYHAWRRCGVLGNYHRTRAASLDTLPCRLCEAVSKKGGINAKPF; encoded by the exons ATGCAATTTAAGCTAAAATCCATCAATTCTTTAGCAATCACAATGATGCTCGTTTTTGCACTTGTAATCCTCTTCTTTTCTGGTTTTCTTGATTTCCCAACTGCACATTCTTCAATCCCATCTGCTTATAATAAATCTCTATTACTCCCCAAATCTGCTTCTCACCCATTTAAGGACTTGTTTGGTGCTTACAAAAGCTGGGATTCTCAAGTGGGTTGTAACAAGTTTAGACATACACATCAAGAATCAAACAATGACTCGGTCTCGTTTTCTTCTTTGCAAGATGTGTTTGGGGAAATCAAGTGTAGTGTGTTGAAAATTAAGCATGTTGCTGTTTTGGTGAAGGGCTGGACTTGGGTACCTGATAATTTGGATAATTTGTATTCGTGTCGATGCGGGTTGAGTTGTTTGTGGACTAAGTCTGATGTTCTTGCTGATAAGCCTGATGCTGTGCTGTTTGAAACTACCACACCGCCGCTTATG AGGAAAAGTGGTGATCCACTACGTGTGTACATGGATCTTGAAGCTGGAAGAAAACGGTCAGGTTTAGAGGATTTATTCATCAGCTATCACGCCAAAGATGATGTTCAGGCAACCTATGCAGGTGGCCTTTTTCATAACAACAGAAATTATCAATTGTCTTCTTCCAAGAACAAT GATGTTCTCGTCTATTGGTCTTCATCACGCTGTCTTCCCAAAAGAAACCAGCTTGCGAAAAGTTTGCTAAGGTTGCTGCCTCATCATTCATTTGGCAAGTGCTTAAACAATGTTGGTGGACGAAACATGGCACTCTCTTTCTATCCTGAATGTGCAAAGGATCCCAATGAACCCCCTAAATGGTGGGATCATTTACATTGTGCCATGTCTCACTACAAGTTTGTCCTTGCAATTGAAAACACAGAAACGGAGAGTTATGTAacagaaaaattattttatgcatTGGACTCTGGAGCAGTTCCAATATATTTTGGAGCTCCTAATGTTTGGGACTTTGTACCTCCACATTCCATAATAGATGGAAGTAAATTTGGGTCCATGGAAGAACTGGCTTCTTATGTAAAGGCTCTTGCAAATGATCCAGTTGCTTATGCAGAATATCATGCATGGAGAAGGTGTGGTGTTCTGGGTAATTATCATAGGACTCGTGCAGCTAGCTTAGATACATTACCATGTAGACTATGTGAAGCGGTTAGTAAAAAGGGTGGGATCAATGCAAAACCATTTTGA
- the LOC108213787 gene encoding protein HIGH ARSENIC CONTENT 1, mitochondrial has translation MAGIIKPEDVVTVDVNVAKDLLASGSRYLDVRTAEEYNNGHVDNAVSVPYMFMTQQGRVKNPDFLPQVSLVCKREERLVVGCNIGGRAMKACVDLLNDGYQQVTRMGGGYTAWAESRQETNK, from the exons ATGGCAGGCATCATCAA GCCAGAAGATGTTGTGACCGTAGATGTAAATGTTGCTAAAGATCTCCTTGCCTCCGGTAGCCGTTATTTGGACGTGAG GACTGCAGAGGAATATAACAATGGTCACGTTGACAATGCAGTGAGTGTCCCTTACATGTTCATGACACAACAAG GGAGGGTGAAGAATCCTGATTTCCTACCGCAGGTTTCTTTGGTTTGCAAGAGAGAAGAGCGCCTAGTTGTT GGTTGCAACATCGGAGGTAGGGCAATGAAAGCTTGTGTTGATCTTCTTAACGAT GGGTACCAGCAAGTTACCAGGATGGGAGGAGGTTACACGGCATGGGCAGAGAGTCGACAAGAGACAAACAAGTAA
- the LOC108214294 gene encoding uncharacterized protein LOC108214294: MKKNAPDESEPCDAEVFVKTRTRDAGREYKTSTKTMKKKIDKINKKINSGEAADEMLLDKEHGPTWLLGRCKKPQKLSAAAPTDTYVKELTTKIKEGLAAEVEEKVKKIQEEVDEQVNRKVQQNLASVLKKLGEANPFTIDVTELCAHVASDNDDGTPMTKGTSF; the protein is encoded by the exons ATG aaaaagaATGCCCCAGATGAGTCTGAACCATGTGATGCAGAGGTTTTTGTGAAAACTCGGACTCGTGATGCAGGACGCGAGTACAAGACCAGTactaaaacaatgaaaaagaaaatt gataaaattaacaaaaaaatcaattccgGGGAGGCTGCTGATGAAATGCTTTTGGATAAAGAGCATGGCCCGACTTGGCTCTTAGGGAGATGCAAGAAGCCGCAAAAACTATCAGCTGCTGCTCCAACGGATACATATGTCAAAGAATTGACAACAAAAATTAAGGAAGGCCTTGCTGCTGAAGTCGAGGAAAAAGTGAAGAAAATCCAAGAAGAGGTAGATGAGCAGGTAAACAGGAAGGTGCAACAAAATTTGGCATCGGTCCTTAAGAAACTTGGTGAAGCAAACCCGTTCACAATTGATGTTACAGAGCTGTGTGCACATGTGGCCAGTGACAATGACGATGGCACACCAATGACTAAAGGCACCAGCTTCTAG